From a region of the Brevibacterium siliguriense genome:
- a CDS encoding TIGR03364 family FAD-dependent oxidoreductase → MPTTDLIITGSGILGLATAFLAHRQGRSVHVIDRSDRPVGSSIQNFGHACFTGQSDAAQPITAIAREGWCDAATATGLWAAETGTFIPAMTEAELAVLEQFAAHRGPDQARLLDSSQIAEAVGNPDLAAIGGAHLPLDMRVDPRQAAPRIAAWLAEQGVEFTWNTQVTAVADGTVSTTRGDFQAEQVVVCPGYQLTSLFPEIAETHEVRVCSLVMSLIEAPRSFPTGFAMLTGTSLARYDGFAAMPGAEALRHDLDEREPELRDCIANLMVTDIPQGLLIGDSHAYDLSPEPFIDERIGDLLLDRATSVLGIESPRVRQRWLGMYADSPTTNLVLERPDERTSVAVVASGIGMTLSFGIADLILSGGTADI, encoded by the coding sequence ATGCCGACAACAGATCTCATCATCACCGGCTCGGGCATCCTCGGCCTGGCCACCGCATTCCTCGCCCACCGACAGGGCCGCAGCGTCCATGTCATCGATCGCTCCGACCGCCCCGTGGGCTCGTCCATCCAGAACTTCGGCCACGCCTGCTTCACCGGACAATCGGATGCCGCGCAGCCGATCACAGCGATTGCTCGCGAAGGCTGGTGCGACGCCGCAACCGCCACTGGGCTCTGGGCCGCCGAGACCGGAACGTTCATCCCCGCGATGACCGAAGCCGAGCTCGCCGTCCTCGAACAGTTCGCCGCCCATCGCGGCCCCGATCAAGCACGACTGCTCGACTCATCGCAGATCGCCGAGGCGGTCGGGAACCCCGACCTCGCCGCAATCGGCGGCGCCCATCTGCCGCTGGATATGCGCGTCGATCCCCGCCAGGCAGCCCCGCGAATCGCCGCATGGCTGGCCGAGCAGGGCGTCGAGTTCACCTGGAACACGCAGGTCACCGCAGTGGCAGACGGCACCGTGTCGACGACACGCGGGGACTTTCAGGCCGAACAGGTCGTCGTCTGCCCTGGATATCAGCTCACCAGCCTCTTTCCCGAAATCGCCGAAACCCACGAGGTCCGCGTCTGCTCGCTCGTAATGTCGCTCATCGAGGCCCCGCGATCTTTCCCGACCGGCTTCGCGATGCTCACCGGCACCTCCCTGGCCCGCTACGACGGATTCGCAGCGATGCCCGGCGCCGAGGCGCTGCGCCACGACCTCGACGAACGGGAACCGGAGTTGCGCGACTGCATTGCGAACCTCATGGTCACCGACATTCCGCAGGGCCTGCTCATCGGCGATTCACACGCCTACGACCTCAGCCCCGAACCGTTCATCGACGAGAGGATCGGCGACCTTCTGCTCGATCGGGCCACTTCGGTGCTCGGAATCGAGAGCCCGCGCGTGCGGCAGCGATGGCTGGGCATGTACGCCGACAGCCCGACGACGAACCTCGTCCTCGAGCGCCCGGATGAGCGCACGAGCGTCGCCGTCGTCGCCTCGGGGATCGGCATGACGCTGTCCTTCGGCATCGCCGACCTCATCCTCTCCGGCGGCACCGCCGACATCTGA